A region of Ferruginibacter albus DNA encodes the following proteins:
- a CDS encoding sialate O-acetylesterase, with product MLRLKNNFFVLGRNAAIKHPCVTPLYGIVLFIISSLPFASSAQDFKLANTLQDNMVIQQGKALKIWGTAKTEAAIEIKADWDEKVYKATTNKSGEWSTEIPVPTIQPYDFTEHAIDISSIDKKLAVRNILFGDVWLCSGQSNMDMQLKPFLPWLLGVLHYQQEIQNAQYPQIRLFDVPTSFYKAPVNDCGGTWTICSPATVPDFSAVAYFFARDIFLQRHIPIGLVTSALGATSCQAWTSRETLAKDSILFKKYLYPYDTSAVAKEKLDSTVTFEKNVRPTLLYNSMIYPLRNLQFKGILWYQGESNRYDSSTYTRLCAAMINNWRTLFKQNDLPFYYVQVAPYTWQQNDTTAYDYALFREAQANIHKVVSNTGMALTMDIADPSDIHPRDKQDVGYRLARLALANTYKVSNTVCNGPEWQSVETADSIIKVKFVSETVGGGLATTDGQAPHHFFIAGIDGKFYYANATIVKNEVWLQSPMIAKPIMVRYAFTNYPVTNFCNKEGFPAVPFRTKL from the coding sequence CTTCTGCGCAAGATTTTAAATTGGCTAACACTCTGCAGGATAATATGGTGATTCAACAAGGAAAAGCATTAAAAATCTGGGGAACAGCAAAGACAGAAGCGGCTATAGAAATAAAAGCAGATTGGGATGAGAAAGTATATAAAGCAACTACAAATAAAAGCGGAGAATGGAGTACAGAAATTCCTGTACCTACTATTCAACCTTATGATTTTACAGAACATGCTATTGATATTTCTTCAATCGATAAAAAACTAGCAGTTAGGAATATACTATTTGGCGATGTCTGGTTGTGCAGCGGACAATCCAATATGGACATGCAGCTAAAGCCTTTTTTACCATGGCTATTGGGCGTACTACATTATCAGCAGGAAATTCAAAATGCACAATATCCGCAGATACGGTTATTTGATGTGCCCACCAGTTTTTATAAAGCCCCGGTAAATGATTGCGGCGGTACATGGACTATCTGTTCTCCTGCTACTGTACCTGATTTCAGCGCAGTTGCTTATTTTTTCGCTAGAGATATTTTTTTACAAAGACATATTCCGATTGGACTGGTTACAAGTGCGCTCGGCGCAACATCCTGCCAGGCATGGACAAGCAGGGAAACGCTTGCTAAAGATTCCATCTTATTTAAAAAATATTTATATCCATACGATACAAGTGCTGTAGCAAAAGAAAAACTTGATTCAACAGTAACGTTTGAAAAAAATGTTCGCCCGACACTTTTATATAACTCGATGATATACCCGTTAAGGAATTTACAATTTAAAGGAATATTATGGTACCAGGGCGAATCCAATCGTTATGATAGCTCTACCTATACACGTTTATGTGCAGCGATGATCAATAACTGGCGTACATTGTTCAAGCAAAATGATCTGCCCTTTTATTATGTGCAGGTAGCGCCTTATACATGGCAGCAAAACGATACTACCGCTTACGACTATGCGCTTTTTAGGGAAGCTCAGGCAAACATCCATAAGGTAGTTTCAAACACGGGGATGGCGCTTACAATGGATATTGCCGATCCTAGTGATATTCATCCCCGGGATAAACAAGATGTAGGTTATAGACTGGCACGTTTAGCTTTAGCAAATACATACAAAGTATCAAACACCGTTTGTAACGGACCTGAATGGCAAAGTGTTGAAACTGCTGACAGTATTATCAAGGTAAAATTTGTTTCTGAAACCGTTGGCGGCGGGCTTGCTACGACAGATGGGCAGGCTCCACACCATTTTTTTATTGCCGGCATCGATGGTAAATTTTATTATGCCAACGCGACCATAGTTAAGAATGAAGTGTGGCTGCAGAGTCCAATGATTGCAAAACCGATTATGGTGCGATACGCCTTTACTAATTATCCGGTCACAAATTTTTGTAACAAAGAAGGTTTTCCGGCAGTACCTTTTCGAACGAAGCTTTAG